In Vidua chalybeata isolate OUT-0048 chromosome 5, bVidCha1 merged haplotype, whole genome shotgun sequence, one genomic interval encodes:
- the GRAP2 gene encoding GRB2-related adapter protein 2 produces MEAIAKFDFTASGEDELSFQAGDMLKILSSQEEWYKAELRSHEGYVPKNFIDFHVPPWFDEKISRHEAENLLMSKGVGCFIVRASQNSHGDFSISVRHEDDVQHFKVMRDSKGSYYLWTEKFHSLNKLVDYYKTTSISRQKQIFLRDNSQEEKERRGGSLERIGREGFHVGGAAGEDHSSISKRYVEHPLPILQQQQERYGGSLDRQDVMHRLRDLGQGSAGAMQRRHTDPLHQQIPRTLWVRALYDFDAMEHDELGFRSGDIVEVLDSSNPSWWKGRLRGELGLFPANYVTPVLL; encoded by the exons ATGGAAGCCATCGCCAAGTTTGATTTCACTGCTTCTGGAGAAGACGAGTTGAGCTTCCAGGCTGGGGATATGTTGAAG ATTTTGAGCTCCCAGGAAGAGTGGTACAAGGCTGAGCTCAGAAGTCACGAGGGCTACGTTCCTAAGAACTTCATTGATTTCCATGTTCCCCC CTGGTTTGATGAGAAGATATCCCGCCACGAAGCAGAGAACCTTCTCATGAGCAAAGGAGTTGGCTGCTTCATTGTCCGAGCCAGTCAGAACTCTCATGGTGACTTCTCCATCTCTGTCAG GCATGAAGATGATGTACAACACTTCAAAGTGATGAGGGATTCAAAGGGTAGCTATTACTTGTGGACAGAGAAATTCCACTCGCTAAACAAACTGGTGGACTACTACAAGACAACTTCCATCTCCAGGCAGAAGCAGATCTTCCTAAGGGACAACAGCCAAGAAGAAAAG GAGAGGCGTGGTGGGAGCCTGGAACGGATAGGTCGGGAAGGATTCCACgtgggaggagcagctggagaagatCATTCTTCTATATCCAAGAGATATGTAGAGCATCCTTTACCCATACTGCAGCAGCAACAG GAAAGATATGGCGGGAGTCTGGACAGGCAAGACGTGATGCATAGACTAAGGGATCTTGGCCAAGGAAGTGCAGGAGCTATGCAACGGAGACACACAGACCCACTGCACCAGCAGATACCG AGAACGCTCTGGGTCCGTGCCTTGTATGACTTTGATGCGATGGAGCACGATGAGCTGGGCTTCCGCAGTGGGGACATCGTAGAGGTCCTGGACAGCTCCAACCCATCCTGGTGGAAAGGACGCCTGCGTGGGGAACTGGGTCTCTTCCCTGCCAACTATGTCACACCAGTGTTGCTGTGA